Proteins from one Rosa chinensis cultivar Old Blush chromosome 7, RchiOBHm-V2, whole genome shotgun sequence genomic window:
- the LOC112177618 gene encoding 2-oxoglutarate-dependent dioxygenase 19 — MAAVARALETSNVTSIKSLVESPTLSSVPSAYAFNINPNDEADPNDPEFAIPIVDMSLLTSGSPDQRTQIVHDLVKICEEWGFFIAINHGVQESLMKGMIEAYHGFFSLPDEEKEEFKFGNDVLEMFNYGTSYNLALDKVLLLRDFFKVRTHPEFHSHYKPASFSEISLEFSKRSREVALEITRAISESLGLQPDYIYNTMNMDRGLQMLAGNYYPPCPQPQNAIGIPHHTDPGLVTLVIQNEMNGLQVEHNGKWLTVNGPPNGFFVNLADQMQILTNGKYKSVMHRATVNNKATRISIAIPHGPSIDTIIAPAPELCEREGQAPKYHAMNYKEYMQLVQSGKNYMKATLDHIRA; from the exons ATGGCTGCAGTTGCTCGAGCCCTGGAGACCTCAAATGTCACAAGCATCAAATCACTAGTTGAGTCACCAACTCTCAGCTCTGTCCCTTCTGCTTATGCCTTCAACATAAACCCTAATGATGAAGCTGATCCAAATGACCCTGAGTTTGCTATTCCCATTGTCGATATGTCTCTTCTCACCTCTGGTTCTCCAGATCAGCGCACCCAAATCGTCCACGATCTTGTCAAAATTTGTGAAGAATGGGGCTTCTTCATA GCGATTAACCACGGAGTACAGGAGAGCCTAATGAAGGGCATGATCGAGGCATACCATGGATTTTTCAGTCTTCCAGATGAAGAAAAGGAGGAGTTTAAGTTCGGAAATGATGTTCTCGAGATGTTCAATTATGGAACAAGCTATAATCTAGCACTGGACAAAGTACTTTTATTGAGGGACTTCTTCAAGGTCCGAACACATCCTGAGTTTCACTCCCACTACAAACCAGCTAGCTTCAG TGAGATTTCGCTAGAGTTTAGCAAAAGAAGCCGAGAAGTAGCCTTAGAAATAACAAGAGCAATATCGGAAAGCTTGGGGTTGCAGCCGGACTATATATACAACACAATGAACATGGATCGTGGCTTACAAATGCTAGCCGGTAACTACTACCCACCTTGTCCTCAGCCTCAAAATGCAATTGGTATACCCCATCATACCGATCCTGGTCTAGTCACACTCGTCATCCAAAATGAGATGAATGGTCTCCAAGTAGAGCACAATGGAAAATGGCTCACTGTGAATGGCCCTCCCAACGGCTTTTTTGTTAACCTTGCTGATCAAATGCAG ATTCTTACGAACGGTAAGTACAAGAGTGTGATGCACCGAGCCACAGTGAACAACAAAGCCACAAGAATATCGATAGCTATACCACATGGACCATCCATTGACACGATCATAGCACCAGCACCAGAGTTGTGTGAAAGAGAAGGCCAAGCTCCAAAATACCATGCAATGAACTACAAGGAATACATGCAACTTGTGCAAAGCGGCAAGAACTACATGAAGGCAACACTTGATCATATCCGAGCCTAG